The following are encoded in a window of Phocoena phocoena chromosome 2, mPhoPho1.1, whole genome shotgun sequence genomic DNA:
- the LOC136119355 gene encoding LOW QUALITY PROTEIN: adenylyltransferase and sulfurtransferase MOCS3-like (The sequence of the model RefSeq protein was modified relative to this genomic sequence to represent the inferred CDS: inserted 1 base in 1 codon) codes for MAAREEVLTLEAEVAQREEELSSLKQRLAAALLAEQESERLVPVSPLPPKAALSRDEILRYRRQLVLPELGVQGQLRLATASVRVVGCGGLGCPLAQYLAAAGVGRLGRVDYDVVEVSNLARQVLHGEELADQAKXFSAAATLRHLSSAVECVPYAQALTSAMALDLVGRYDVVADCSDNVPTRYLVNDACVLTGRPLVSASALRFEDQLTVYHYGGGPCYRCMFPQPPPAETVTSCADGGMLGVVTGVLGCLQALEVLKIAAGLGPSYSGSLLLFGALGGHFRCIRLRRRRPNCAACGERPTVTDLQDYESFCGSSATDKCRCLQLLSPEERISVVYYKRLLDSGSPHVLLDVRPPVELDLCRLPHSLHIPLKHLERRNAESLKLLGEAIREGKQGTQEGASLPIYVICKLGNDSQKAVKILQSWTDLDSLTVRDVVGGLMAWAAKIDGTFPQY; via the exons ATGGCGGCCAGGGAGGAGGTGCTCACTTTGGAGGCTGAAGTTGCCCAGCGTGAGGAGGAGCTGAGTTCCCTGAAGCAGAGGCTGGCGGCGGCTCTTCTGGCCGAGCAGGAGTCAGAGCGGTTGGTTCCGGTGTCTCCCCTGCCACCGAAGGCCGCCCTGTCCCGAGATGAGATTCTGCGCTACAGGCGGCAGCTCGTGCTGCCTGAGCTGGGCGTGCAGGGACAGCTGCGCCTGGCGACCGCGTCCGTGCGGGTCGTGGGCTGCGGGGGGCTCGGCTGCCCACTGGCGCAGTACCTGGCAGCGGCCGGCGTCGGCCGCCTGGGCCGTGTGGACTACGATGTAGTAGAAGTGAGCAACCTGGCCCGCCAGGTGCTGCACGGCGAGGAACTGGCCGACCAGGCCA TCTTTTCGGCCGCCGCTACACTGCGCCATCTCAGTTCGGCGGTGGAGTGCGTGCCCTACGCCCAGGCGCTTACGTCAGCCATGGCGCTAGACCTGGTCGGCCGCTATGACGTGGTGGCTGATTGCTCCGACAACGTGCCCACTCGCTACCTGGTTAACGACGCCTGTGTGCTAACCGGCCGGCCCCTCGTGTCGGCCAGCGCCTTGCGCTTCGAGGACCAACTCACAGTCTACCACTACGGCGGTGGGCCTTGCTATCGCTGCATGTTTCCGCAACCACCTCCGGCGGAGACGGTGACCAGCTGCGCGGATGGCGGGATGCTTGGTGTGGTTACCGGGGTCCTGGGCTGCCTGCAGGCGCTGGAAGTGTTGAAGATCGCTGCAGGTCTGGGCCCCTCTTACAGTGGCAGCCTGTTGCTCTTTGGTGCCCTCGGAGGTCATTTCCGCTGTATTCGGCTGCGGAGGCGCAGGCCCAACTGTGCAGCATGCGGGGAGCGGCCCACTGTGACTGATCTGCAGGACTATGAAAGCTTCTGTGGCTCCTCAGCCACCGATAAGTGCCGCTGCCTACAGTTGCTGAGCCCGGAGGAGCGAATTTCTGTCGTCTACTATAAGCGACTTCTGGATTCCGGGTCACCCCACGTGTTGCTGGACGTCAGGCCTCCAGTGGAGTTGGACCTGTGTCGGTTGCCTCACTCCCTACACATCCCTTTGAAACATTTGGAACGGAGGAATGCGGAGAGCCTGAAACTCTTGGGAGAAGCAATCCGGGAAGGGAAGCAGGGCACACAGGAAGGGGCATCTCTCCCCATTTATGTGATCTGCAAACTGGGCAATGACTCCCAGAAAGCCGTGAAGATCCTGCAGTCCTGGACAGACTTAGACTCTTTAACAGTTCGGGATGTTGTGGGAGGCCTCATGGCCTGGGCTGCCAAAATCGATGGAACCTTTCCGCAATACTGA